A genomic region of Pseudomonas sp. RSB 5.4 contains the following coding sequences:
- the fadA gene encoding acetyl-CoA C-acyltransferase FadA — MSLNPRDVVIVDFGRTPMGRSKGGMHRNTRAEDMSAHLISKLLERNAKVDPAEVEDVIWGCVNQTLEQGWNIARMASLMTQIPHTSAGQTVSRLCGSSMSALHTAAQAIMTGNGDVFVVGGVEHMGHVSMMHGVDPNPHMSLYAAKASGMMGLTAEMLGKMHGITREQQDAFGVRSHQLAHKATVEGKFKDEIIPMQGYDENGFLKLYDYDETIRPETTLESLAALKPAFNPKGGTVTAGTSSQITDGASCMIVMSAQRAQDLGIQPMAVIRSMAVAGVDPAIMGYGPVPATQKALKRAGLGINDIDFFELNEAFAAQALPVLKDLKVLDKMNEKVNLHGGAIALGHPFGCSGARISGTLLNVMKQNGGTFGVATMCIGLGQGISTVFERV, encoded by the coding sequence ATGAGCTTGAATCCTAGAGACGTCGTGATTGTCGACTTCGGTCGTACGCCGATGGGCCGCTCCAAGGGCGGCATGCACCGCAACACCCGTGCCGAAGACATGTCGGCACACCTGATCAGCAAACTGCTGGAACGCAACGCCAAGGTCGATCCTGCTGAAGTCGAGGACGTGATCTGGGGCTGTGTAAACCAGACCCTGGAGCAGGGCTGGAACATCGCACGCATGGCGTCGCTGATGACCCAGATCCCGCACACCTCGGCCGGCCAGACCGTCAGCCGCCTGTGCGGCTCGTCGATGAGTGCTCTGCACACGGCGGCGCAAGCGATCATGACCGGCAACGGTGACGTATTCGTGGTTGGTGGCGTCGAGCATATGGGCCACGTGAGCATGATGCACGGTGTTGATCCGAACCCGCATATGTCGCTGTACGCGGCGAAAGCCTCGGGCATGATGGGTCTGACTGCAGAAATGCTCGGCAAGATGCATGGCATCACTCGTGAGCAGCAGGACGCCTTTGGCGTGCGCTCCCACCAGCTCGCCCATAAAGCGACTGTGGAAGGCAAGTTCAAAGACGAAATCATCCCGATGCAGGGCTACGACGAAAACGGCTTCCTGAAGCTGTACGACTACGACGAAACCATTCGTCCGGAAACCACTCTGGAAAGTCTGGCGGCCCTCAAGCCTGCCTTCAATCCAAAGGGCGGCACCGTGACTGCCGGTACTTCGTCGCAGATCACCGATGGTGCTTCTTGCATGATCGTGATGTCGGCGCAGCGTGCGCAGGATCTGGGGATCCAGCCGATGGCCGTGATCCGTTCGATGGCAGTGGCGGGTGTGGATCCGGCGATCATGGGCTATGGTCCAGTTCCGGCTACACAAAAAGCCCTGAAGCGTGCGGGCCTTGGCATCAACGATATCGACTTCTTTGAGCTCAACGAAGCTTTCGCTGCACAGGCCCTGCCAGTGCTGAAAGATCTGAAAGTGCTCGACAAGATGAACGAGAAGGTTAACCTGCACGGCGGCGCGATCGCCCTGGGTCACCCGTTCGGTTGCTCCGGTGCCCGTATTTCCGGCACCTTGCTGAACGTGATGAAGCAGAATGGCGGCACCTTCGGGGTGGCTACCATGTGCATTGGTCTCGGCCAAGGCATCTCCACCGTCTTCGAACGCGTTTAA
- the topA gene encoding type I DNA topoisomerase produces the protein MGKSLVIVESPAKAKTINKYLGNQYVVKSSIGHIRDLPTSGSASASKEPAAKRGKAAAGEGPVLTPKEKARKQLVSRMGVDPDHGWKAQYEILPGKEKVIEELRRLAKDADTIYLATDLDREGEAIAWHLREAIGGDDSRYKRVVFNEITKKAIQEAFSEPGELDIDRVNAQQARRFLDRVVGYMVSPLLWAKIARGLSAGRVQSVAVKLVVEREREIRAFNPEEYWEVHADLGTAKGSTVRFEVAREKGEAFKPLNEAQATAALEKLKSSSYSIVKREDKPTSSKPSAPFITSTLQQAASNRLGFGVKKTMMMAQRLYEAGYITYMRTDSTNLSADAVAMARTYIEDEFGKKYLPETPNVYSSKEGAQEAHEAIRPSDANTTPSKLAGMERDAERLYELIWRQFLACQMLPAQYLSTTVSVAAGDFELRAKGRILKFDGYTRVMPQIAKPGDDDVLPDMAQGDVMKLIKLDPSQHFTKPPARYSEASLVKEMEKRGIGRPSTYAAIISTIQDRGYVTLHNRRFYSEKMGDIVTERLSESFSNLMDYGFTAGMEENLDDVAQGERDWKNVLDEFYGDFKKKLEVAENPDNGMRANQPVMTDIPCTTCGRPMQIRTASTGVFLGCSGYSLPPKERCKATVNLVPGDEIAADDEGESESLVLRGKHRCPICSTAMDAYLLDEKRKLHICGNNPDCAGYEIEEGNYRIKGYEGPSLECDKCGSEMQLKTGRFGKFFGCTNPTCKNTRKLLKSGDAAPPKMDPVKMPELKCEKVNDTYILRDGASGLFLAASQFPKNRETRAPLVIEILPHKDEIDPKYHFLCEAPQKDPDGLPAVIRYSRKTKEQYVQTEVDGKPTGWKAYYDGGKWTVEDKRTKAKAE, from the coding sequence ATGGGCAAATCGCTGGTCATTGTGGAATCCCCGGCTAAGGCCAAGACCATCAACAAGTATCTGGGCAACCAATACGTGGTGAAGTCGAGTATCGGCCATATCCGAGACCTGCCCACCAGCGGTTCGGCTAGCGCCAGCAAAGAGCCAGCCGCCAAGCGCGGCAAGGCTGCCGCGGGCGAAGGGCCGGTGCTCACACCGAAAGAGAAAGCGCGCAAGCAACTGGTCTCGCGCATGGGTGTCGATCCCGATCATGGCTGGAAAGCCCAGTACGAGATCCTCCCGGGTAAAGAGAAGGTCATCGAAGAGCTGCGCCGGCTCGCCAAGGATGCTGACACCATCTATCTCGCAACCGACTTGGATCGCGAGGGGGAAGCCATTGCCTGGCACCTGCGCGAAGCCATCGGTGGTGACGACAGCCGCTACAAGCGCGTGGTGTTCAACGAAATCACCAAGAAGGCGATTCAGGAAGCCTTCTCCGAGCCGGGCGAGCTGGACATCGATCGTGTAAATGCCCAACAGGCGCGTCGTTTCCTCGACCGCGTTGTGGGTTACATGGTCTCGCCGCTGCTGTGGGCCAAAATCGCCCGTGGCCTGTCGGCCGGTCGGGTGCAATCGGTTGCCGTGAAGCTGGTGGTCGAGCGTGAGCGCGAGATTCGCGCATTCAACCCGGAAGAATACTGGGAAGTGCACGCTGATCTCGGCACCGCCAAAGGCTCGACCGTACGTTTTGAAGTGGCGCGCGAGAAGGGTGAAGCCTTCAAACCGCTCAACGAAGCCCAGGCCACGGCCGCGCTGGAGAAGCTCAAGTCTTCCAGCTACAGCATCGTCAAGCGCGAAGACAAACCGACCAGCAGCAAGCCGTCGGCGCCGTTCATCACGTCAACCCTGCAGCAGGCCGCGAGCAACCGCCTGGGCTTCGGCGTGAAGAAAACCATGATGATGGCCCAGCGCTTATATGAAGCCGGCTACATCACTTATATGCGTACCGACTCGACCAATCTTTCGGCTGATGCCGTGGCAATGGCGCGCACTTACATCGAAGACGAGTTCGGCAAGAAGTACCTGCCGGAAACGCCGAACGTCTACAGCAGCAAGGAAGGCGCACAAGAGGCTCACGAAGCGATTCGTCCGTCTGACGCCAACACCACGCCGAGCAAACTTGCGGGCATGGAGCGTGACGCAGAGCGCCTCTACGAGCTGATCTGGCGCCAGTTCCTCGCCTGCCAGATGCTGCCTGCGCAGTACCTGTCGACCACCGTCAGTGTCGCCGCTGGGGATTTCGAGCTGCGCGCCAAGGGCCGTATCCTGAAGTTCGACGGCTACACCCGCGTCATGCCGCAGATCGCCAAGCCTGGCGATGACGATGTTCTGCCGGACATGGCGCAGGGCGACGTGATGAAGCTGATCAAGCTTGATCCATCGCAGCACTTCACCAAGCCGCCGGCCCGTTACTCGGAAGCCAGTCTGGTGAAAGAAATGGAAAAACGCGGCATCGGTCGTCCTTCGACCTACGCGGCGATCATTTCGACCATTCAGGATCGCGGCTACGTGACCCTGCACAACCGTCGTTTCTATTCGGAAAAGATGGGCGACATCGTCACCGAGCGTCTGTCGGAGAGCTTCTCGAATCTCATGGACTACGGCTTCACCGCCGGCATGGAAGAGAACCTCGATGACGTGGCTCAGGGCGAGCGCGACTGGAAAAACGTGCTGGACGAGTTCTACGGCGACTTCAAGAAGAAGCTCGAAGTGGCCGAGAACCCGGACAACGGCATGCGTGCCAACCAGCCGGTCATGACTGATATTCCGTGCACCACGTGCGGTCGTCCGATGCAGATTCGTACCGCATCGACTGGCGTGTTCCTCGGTTGCTCGGGTTACAGCCTGCCACCGAAAGAGCGCTGCAAGGCCACCGTCAACCTGGTTCCGGGCGACGAGATTGCGGCGGACGACGAGGGTGAATCGGAGTCGCTGGTGCTGCGCGGCAAGCATCGCTGCCCGATCTGCAGCACGGCGATGGACGCTTACCTGCTCGACGAGAAGCGCAAGCTGCACATCTGCGGTAACAACCCGGATTGCGCCGGCTACGAAATCGAAGAGGGCAACTACCGTATCAAGGGCTACGAAGGTCCGAGCCTGGAATGCGACAAGTGCGGCAGCGAGATGCAGCTCAAGACCGGCCGCTTCGGCAAGTTCTTCGGTTGCACCAATCCGACCTGCAAGAACACCCGCAAACTGCTCAAGAGCGGTGATGCGGCGCCGCCGAAGATGGATCCGGTGAAGATGCCTGAGTTGAAATGCGAAAAGGTCAACGACACCTACATCCTGCGCGACGGTGCTTCCGGTCTGTTCCTGGCGGCCAGCCAGTTCCCGAAAAACCGCGAGACTCGTGCTCCGCTGGTGATCGAGATTCTGCCGCACAAGGACGAGATCGATCCGAAGTACCATTTCCTCTGCGAAGCACCGCAGAAGGATCCTGATGGTCTGCCAGCGGTCATCCGTTACAGCCGCAAGACCAAGGAGCAATACGTGCAGACCGAGGTCGACGGCAAGCCTACCGGCTGGAAGGCTTATTACGACGGTGGCAAGTGGACTGTTGAAGACAAGCGCACGAAAGCCAAGGCCGAGTAA
- a CDS encoding DUF6586 family protein yields the protein MAHELYTRTNQKIYFAGLSLDALARAEEGRAMNSLALIQAGRESALFHLYGALLGLCHEIAGFYRLPQANASRAEALLTREVLESIAIPELAEMIELAGNPETWLAKLLAAHSALFQPPRVPHKPKGDVTQPLIQAVNLDEEETPQELSREELESWRQNLKGLAIRFREGLNEC from the coding sequence ATGGCGCACGAACTCTATACCCGCACCAATCAGAAGATCTATTTCGCCGGCCTGTCGCTGGACGCTCTGGCTCGCGCCGAAGAGGGGCGGGCGATGAATTCGTTGGCGTTGATTCAAGCTGGGCGTGAATCGGCGTTGTTTCACCTCTATGGCGCGCTTCTGGGGCTGTGCCATGAGATTGCCGGTTTCTACCGTCTGCCTCAGGCCAATGCGTCGCGAGCGGAAGCGTTGCTGACTCGCGAAGTCCTGGAATCGATTGCGATCCCTGAGCTGGCCGAGATGATCGAGTTGGCGGGCAATCCTGAAACCTGGCTGGCGAAACTGCTGGCGGCGCACTCGGCGTTGTTTCAGCCGCCACGGGTGCCACACAAGCCCAAGGGTGATGTGACACAGCCATTGATTCAGGCCGTTAATCTGGATGAAGAAGAGACGCCGCAAGAGTTGAGTCGCGAAGAGCTGGAGAGTTGGCGGCAGAACCTCAAAGGTCTGGCCATTCGTTTTCGCGAAGGCTTGAACGAATGCTGA
- the sulA gene encoding SOS-induced cell division inhibitor SulA, giving the protein MQFPHTPQQTQLPLFEVFLAQPMAPILKDVVERPWIAEPEVFSELSLRGAAGNCLNLLAPILRELSEDQDARWLTLIAPPASLTQTWLREAGLNRERILLLQPRGAQSAQQLACEALRLGRSHTVVTWLNPLNTSSRQQLISAARTGDAQSLNIRLG; this is encoded by the coding sequence ATGCAGTTCCCACACACACCTCAGCAAACACAACTGCCGTTATTCGAAGTGTTTCTGGCACAACCGATGGCGCCGATCCTGAAAGATGTGGTCGAGCGCCCATGGATTGCCGAACCGGAAGTATTCAGCGAGCTGTCACTGCGCGGTGCAGCCGGGAACTGCCTGAACCTGCTAGCCCCGATCCTGCGCGAACTGAGCGAAGATCAGGACGCGCGCTGGCTGACGCTGATTGCCCCTCCTGCCAGCCTGACCCAGACCTGGCTGCGCGAGGCCGGCCTGAACCGTGAACGCATTCTGCTGCTGCAACCACGTGGCGCGCAAAGCGCCCAGCAACTGGCCTGCGAAGCACTGCGTCTGGGTCGTAGCCACACGGTGGTGACCTGGCTCAACCCGTTGAACACAAGCTCACGGCAGCAGTTGATCAGCGCTGCGCGCACGGGCGACGCTCAGAGTCTGAATATTCGATTGGGTTGA
- a CDS encoding DUF1653 domain-containing protein — MPIQPGLYQHYKGPQYRVFSVARHSETEEEVVFYQALYGDYGFWVRPLSMFVESVEVDGEQVPRFALVQAEPSLFSKA, encoded by the coding sequence ATGCCGATACAACCTGGGCTCTACCAACATTACAAGGGGCCGCAGTACCGCGTATTCAGTGTTGCGCGGCATTCCGAGACCGAAGAAGAAGTGGTGTTTTACCAAGCCCTGTATGGCGATTACGGCTTTTGGGTGCGCCCTTTGAGCATGTTCGTCGAGTCGGTCGAGGTTGACGGCGAGCAAGTGCCACGCTTTGCTTTGGTGCAAGCCGAACCGAGCCTTTTTTCCAAGGCATAA
- a CDS encoding universal stress protein yields the protein MPYTHILVAVDLTEECDPVIHRARELSTSNGAKLSLVHIVEPMAMAFGGDVPMDLSQLQQQQFDQAKQRLDTLKRKYPELEGANCHLTYGQPRQEIHHFAKEQLCDLIVVGSHGRHGLALLLGSTANDVLHGAPCDVLAVHLIKR from the coding sequence ATGCCCTACACCCATATCCTGGTCGCCGTAGACCTGACCGAAGAGTGCGACCCTGTGATTCACCGCGCCCGAGAGCTGTCGACGAGCAATGGCGCCAAGCTGTCGCTGGTGCATATCGTCGAACCGATGGCAATGGCGTTTGGCGGCGACGTGCCGATGGATCTGTCACAACTGCAACAGCAGCAGTTCGATCAGGCCAAGCAACGCCTTGATACGCTCAAGCGCAAATACCCCGAGCTGGAAGGCGCCAATTGCCACCTGACCTACGGCCAGCCACGCCAGGAAATCCATCACTTCGCCAAGGAGCAACTGTGCGACCTGATCGTGGTCGGCAGCCATGGCCGCCATGGTCTGGCGCTGCTGCTCGGCTCCACCGCCAACGACGTGCTGCATGGCGCCCCTTGCGACGTGCTGGCGGTGCACCTGATCAAGCGCTGA
- the fadB gene encoding fatty acid oxidation complex subunit alpha FadB, with amino-acid sequence MIYEGKAITVKALESGIVELKFDLKGESVNKFNRLTLNELRQAVDTIKADASIKGVIVSSGKDVFIVGADITEFVDNFKLPDAELVAGNLEANKIFSDFEDLNVPTVAAINGIALGGGLEMCLAADYRVMSTKAKIGLPEVKLGIYPGFGGTVRLPRLIGVDNAIEWIAAGKENRPEDALKVSAVDAVVAPEKLQEAALELIKRAISGEFDYKAKRQPKLEKLKLNAIEQMMAFETAKGFVAGQAGPNYPAPVEAIKTIQKAANFGRDKALEVEAAGFVKLAKTSAAQSLIGLFLNDQELKKKAKAYDEIAKDVKQAAVLGAGIMGGGIAYQSASKGTPILMKDINEHGIEQGLAEAAKLLVGRVDKGRMTAAKMAEVLNGIRPTLSYGDFGHVDLVVEAVVENPKVKQAVLAEVEDKVKEDTILASNTSTISISLLAKALKRPENFVGMHFFNPVHMMPLVEVIRGEKSSELAIATTVAYAKKMGKNPIVVNDCPGFLVNRVLFPYFGGFAKLVSAGVDFVRIDKVMEKFGWPMGPAYLMDVVGIDTGHHGRDVMAEGFPDRMKDDRRSAIDVLYEAKRLGQKNGKGFYAYEADKKGKQKKVADPSVLEVLKPIVYEQREVTDEDIINWMMIPLCLETVRCLEDGIVETAAEADMGLVYGIGFPPFRGGALRYIDSIGVAEFVALADQYADLGALYHPTAKLREMAKNGQSFFG; translated from the coding sequence ATGATTTACGAAGGTAAAGCCATCACGGTTAAAGCTCTTGAAAGTGGCATCGTCGAATTGAAATTCGACCTCAAGGGTGAGTCCGTCAACAAGTTCAACCGTCTTACCCTGAACGAACTGCGTCAGGCCGTGGACACCATCAAGGCAGATGCTTCGATCAAGGGCGTGATCGTCAGCAGTGGCAAGGACGTATTCATCGTCGGCGCCGACATCACCGAATTTGTCGACAACTTCAAGCTGCCGGATGCCGAGCTGGTTGCTGGCAATCTCGAAGCCAACAAGATCTTCAGCGATTTCGAAGACCTCAACGTTCCGACCGTGGCCGCGATCAACGGCATCGCTCTGGGTGGCGGTCTGGAAATGTGCCTGGCGGCGGACTACCGCGTCATGTCGACCAAGGCCAAGATCGGTCTGCCGGAAGTCAAACTGGGCATCTACCCAGGCTTCGGCGGTACCGTGCGTCTGCCACGTCTGATCGGCGTCGATAACGCCATCGAGTGGATTGCCGCCGGCAAGGAAAACCGTCCTGAAGACGCGCTGAAAGTCAGCGCCGTCGACGCCGTGGTTGCTCCAGAGAAGCTGCAGGAAGCTGCCCTTGAACTGATCAAGCGCGCCATCTCCGGCGAGTTCGATTACAAGGCCAAGCGTCAGCCGAAGCTGGAAAAGCTCAAGCTCAACGCCATTGAACAAATGATGGCTTTCGAAACCGCCAAAGGTTTCGTGGCCGGTCAGGCTGGCCCGAACTACCCGGCGCCGGTCGAAGCGATCAAGACTATCCAGAAAGCCGCGAACTTCGGTCGTGACAAGGCGCTGGAAGTCGAAGCAGCAGGTTTCGTCAAACTGGCCAAGACCTCTGCCGCGCAGAGCTTGATCGGTCTGTTCCTGAACGATCAGGAGCTGAAGAAAAAGGCCAAGGCCTACGACGAAATCGCCAAGGACGTGAAGCAGGCTGCCGTACTGGGCGCCGGCATCATGGGTGGCGGCATCGCCTATCAGTCGGCCTCCAAAGGTACGCCGATCCTGATGAAGGATATCAACGAGCACGGTATCGAGCAGGGTCTGGCCGAAGCCGCCAAACTGCTGGTTGGCCGCGTTGATAAAGGCCGCATGACTGCTGCGAAAATGGCTGAAGTGCTCAACGGCATTCGTCCGACCCTGTCTTACGGCGACTTCGGTCACGTCGACCTGGTTGTAGAAGCCGTGGTCGAGAACCCGAAGGTCAAGCAAGCGGTACTGGCTGAAGTCGAAGACAAGGTCAAAGAGGACACCATCCTCGCGTCCAACACCTCGACCATTTCCATCAGCCTGCTGGCCAAGGCCCTCAAGCGTCCGGAAAACTTCGTCGGCATGCACTTCTTCAACCCGGTGCACATGATGCCGCTGGTGGAAGTGATCCGTGGCGAGAAGTCCAGCGAGCTGGCGATTGCCACCACCGTTGCCTACGCCAAGAAAATGGGCAAGAACCCGATCGTCGTCAACGACTGCCCGGGCTTCCTGGTCAACCGCGTTCTGTTCCCGTACTTCGGCGGTTTCGCCAAGCTGGTCAGCGCTGGCGTGGATTTCGTCCGTATCGACAAGGTTATGGAAAAATTCGGCTGGCCAATGGGCCCGGCGTACCTGATGGACGTGGTCGGCATCGACACCGGTCACCACGGTCGTGACGTGATGGCTGAAGGTTTCCCGGATCGCATGAAGGATGACCGTCGTTCGGCCATCGACGTGCTGTACGAAGCTAAACGCCTGGGACAGAAGAACGGCAAGGGCTTCTACGCCTACGAGGCCGACAAGAAAGGCAAGCAGAAGAAAGTCGCCGATCCGTCGGTACTCGAAGTGCTCAAGCCGATCGTTTACGAGCAGCGCGAAGTCACTGACGAAGACATCATCAACTGGATGATGATCCCGCTGTGCCTGGAAACCGTGCGCTGCCTGGAAGACGGCATCGTTGAAACTGCTGCCGAAGCCGACATGGGTCTGGTCTACGGTATCGGTTTCCCTCCATTCCGTGGCGGTGCGCTGCGCTACATCGATTCGATCGGTGTTGCCGAGTTCGTTGCCCTGGCTGACCAGTACGCTGATTTGGGCGCGCTGTACCACCCGACCGCGAAGCTGCGCGAAATGGCCAAAAACGGCCAGAGCTTCTTCGGTTAA